In a single window of the Dehalococcoidales bacterium genome:
- a CDS encoding GIY-YIG nuclease family protein — translation MYYVYILASQRNGTLYIGVTNDLIRRVYEHKQGLIKGFTRKYRVHTLVHFEQCENIEAAISREKQLKSWQRKWKLELIEKANPLWEDIYPQIL, via the coding sequence GTGTATTATGTTTATATTCTGGCAAGCCAACGCAACGGGACACTTTACATAGGCGTCACCAACGACCTTATCAGGCGTGTTTATGAACATAAACAGGGCTTAATCAAAGGATTTACCCGAAAGTACCGCGTTCACACCCTGGTTCATTTTGAACAGTGTGAAAACATTGAAGCGGCAATCAGTCGTGAAAAGCAGCTCAAGTCCTGGCAAAGGAAATGGAAGCTGGAGCTGATTGAGAAAGCCAATCCTCTCTGGGAAGACATTTATCCACAAATTCTTTGA